The Thermoclostridium stercorarium subsp. stercorarium DSM 8532 genome contains a region encoding:
- a CDS encoding carbohydrate ABC transporter permease, with product MTVNIILTSITAYFVSRKNVMWNRLMMFLIVITMYFNGGLIPNYLNIKQLGLYDTIWALILPGAISSYNMIIMRTAFLSVPDSLEEAARIDGANHFTILFRILFPLIMPTVAVLILYYAVGHWNGWFNAMIYLKSRTKYPLQLILREILINNDSSSMVATATGDTGDKLAISETVRYATIIVATLPILFVYPFLQKYFVKGVMIGAVKG from the coding sequence GTGACGGTAAATATTATACTTACGTCCATCACGGCTTACTTCGTTTCAAGGAAAAATGTGATGTGGAACAGGCTGATGATGTTTTTGATTGTCATAACAATGTATTTTAACGGAGGGCTCATTCCCAATTATTTAAACATTAAGCAGTTGGGTCTGTATGATACCATCTGGGCGCTGATATTGCCCGGAGCAATCAGCAGTTATAACATGATTATAATGAGAACGGCGTTTTTGTCGGTGCCGGACAGCCTGGAAGAAGCGGCAAGAATAGACGGGGCGAACCATTTCACCATTCTTTTCAGAATATTATTTCCGTTAATAATGCCAACAGTGGCGGTCTTAATCCTGTATTATGCAGTAGGGCACTGGAATGGCTGGTTTAATGCAATGATATACCTGAAGTCCAGAACAAAATACCCGCTTCAGCTTATACTAAGGGAAATTCTTATTAACAATGACTCAAGCAGCATGGTGGCGACTGCAACCGGAGATACGGGCGACAAGCTCGCAATTTCCGAAACCGTCCGCTATGCAACCATAATTGTGGCAACACTGCCAATACTTTTTGTATACCCGTTTCTTCAGAAATATTTTGTAAAAGGCGTCATGATTGGAGCGGTTAAGGGCTGA
- a CDS encoding ABC transporter permease, with translation MLSKSKAKLAGQNKYTFRQRVKRDFVLNKSLYLMIIPVVLYYVLFCYKPLYGVIIAFKNFSPNLGILKSPWIGLKHFRDFVNSVFFLRTVKNTIVINITNLIFGFPVPIIFALLLNEIKNRYFARTVQTVSYLPHFLSTVVVCGMIIDFTRDTGVINDIIALFGGTRKTLLGYPQYFVPVYVISDIWQEFGWGSIIFLAALAGIDQQLYEAAKIDGCNRFQQVIHISVPGIMPTVVTLFILRIGNIMNLGFEKIILLYNPAIYETSDVISSFVYRKGLQEFRYDYSTAVGLFNSVVSFVMLICANRLSRKYNDMSLW, from the coding sequence ATGCTGTCAAAATCAAAGGCAAAACTTGCCGGTCAAAACAAATATACGTTCCGGCAAAGAGTGAAAAGGGATTTTGTTTTGAATAAATCCCTGTATCTGATGATTATACCGGTGGTTCTGTATTATGTTTTATTCTGTTACAAACCGCTGTACGGTGTGATCATTGCTTTTAAAAACTTCAGTCCAAATCTGGGAATTTTAAAAAGTCCGTGGATTGGTTTGAAACATTTCCGGGATTTTGTAAACAGTGTGTTTTTTCTGAGAACGGTGAAGAATACAATAGTTATAAACATTACAAACCTGATTTTCGGTTTCCCCGTTCCCATTATATTTGCCCTGTTACTTAATGAAATAAAAAACAGGTATTTTGCGCGGACGGTACAGACCGTTTCTTATCTTCCGCACTTCCTGTCAACGGTTGTTGTCTGCGGAATGATTATTGATTTTACCAGAGACACCGGTGTGATAAATGACATAATTGCACTGTTTGGCGGGACAAGGAAAACATTGCTGGGTTATCCCCAGTATTTTGTACCTGTCTATGTTATATCCGACATCTGGCAGGAGTTCGGATGGGGATCAATTATATTTCTTGCAGCATTGGCAGGAATAGATCAACAACTGTATGAAGCAGCAAAAATTGACGGCTGCAATAGATTTCAGCAGGTAATACATATTTCCGTACCGGGGATCATGCCGACAGTTGTGACCTTATTCATACTCAGGATTGGTAATATCATGAATTTGGGGTTTGAAAAAATAATCCTGTTATATAATCCTGCAATTTATGAAACGTCCGACGTTATTTCTTCCTTTGTCTACAGGAAAGGCCTTCAGGAATTCCGTTACGATTACAGTACGGCGGTTGGACTTTTCAATTCGGTGGTTAGTTTTGTCATGTTAATCTGTGCAAACAGGCTGAGCAGGAAATATAATGACATGAGCCTGTGGTAA
- a CDS encoding helix-turn-helix domain-containing protein, whose product MFSNKPLIAKSVKYSWLITYVILFLIPLLLCNILFVLVDGTIKDQVDRTNYFALKQIQQYMDSVVADAARIASSLAFNDRVQAIATFKGDISPKERYDIILLNRSMQSSNYKSEIEEVYIYFKRIDTVISSKHVMDSEKFFDLFAERYGTDAAKWIKINQEMHRGSFVNITPQNKQLAYMFTYSINQNADDGINVVVIINLSNFYKMIDDLSIINNGNVAIIDENNRVILTSDNLDLMPLLKFDGFQNNSLTEYTSSDGKRRQVSCINSNMQGWKYLYIMPKDEYWKQLGEYRKLVLSGISFSLVVSCIVAFLLFKKNYEPIKRLLKSLKGHNEEDKGMINEYRIIQNAILRSLDDKKELEKWRAFQKKLLSERYLKELLTGNAAEQTDRDTAGIEFEHDCFAVAAFSADMEKPSTVLNLNLQEDIELLHFIIMNILEELLQDICKIYTVNFDNIIFCLMNFKEQDEKYMTKLKDAVTTVQETVKEHYKVNLIIAIGNIYNGKDFIKQSYKETRQLLEFEEIVGGEDILVYSEAKKFLLNENSHTYFYPPVMKDALVNAVKSGQYERIKNILDELFNYNLNNLTLSKNMAQCFKCDIIGTIINTLNSFINSNSQKYQSEIDTIERLIQSKNLNKVKEQLLIVLKDICEKINNERKGTRRAEDEIINYIRENYMDEELNVSTIADRFDLHPNYLSRLFKQQVGIGLLDYINMVRIEEAKKLLKSEYGNLETIARKVGYTNVKTFTRVFTKTEGITPGKYREKFN is encoded by the coding sequence ATGTTTTCTAATAAGCCTTTAATAGCAAAAAGTGTAAAATATTCCTGGTTGATTACATATGTTATTCTGTTTTTAATTCCGTTGTTGCTGTGTAATATACTTTTCGTATTGGTGGACGGCACAATCAAGGATCAGGTTGACAGGACCAATTATTTTGCACTGAAACAAATACAGCAGTATATGGATTCGGTAGTGGCAGACGCTGCACGAATTGCGTCAAGTCTTGCGTTTAATGACCGGGTGCAGGCAATTGCAACCTTTAAAGGCGACATTTCCCCGAAAGAACGCTATGATATTATCCTTCTTAACAGATCCATGCAAAGCAGCAATTATAAGTCTGAAATAGAAGAGGTTTATATCTACTTTAAAAGGATTGATACGGTTATAAGCAGCAAGCATGTGATGGATTCTGAAAAATTCTTTGATCTGTTTGCTGAAAGGTATGGAACCGATGCCGCCAAATGGATAAAAATCAACCAGGAAATGCACAGGGGCAGTTTTGTAAATATAACACCGCAAAACAAACAGCTGGCTTACATGTTCACTTACTCCATTAATCAGAATGCCGATGACGGTATAAACGTAGTCGTGATTATTAACCTGTCAAATTTTTATAAAATGATAGATGATTTAAGTATAATTAACAATGGAAACGTGGCCATTATCGATGAAAACAATCGGGTAATACTTACGTCAGATAATCTGGATTTGATGCCACTTCTTAAATTTGACGGTTTTCAGAATAATTCCCTGACTGAATATACATCATCAGACGGTAAAAGGCGGCAGGTTTCTTGCATTAATTCGAATATGCAGGGATGGAAGTATTTGTATATCATGCCCAAAGACGAATATTGGAAACAGTTAGGGGAATACAGGAAACTGGTTCTGAGCGGAATATCGTTTTCTCTGGTTGTAAGCTGTATTGTGGCCTTTTTGCTGTTTAAAAAGAATTATGAGCCTATTAAGAGGTTACTGAAATCGCTTAAAGGTCATAACGAAGAAGACAAGGGTATGATAAATGAATACAGGATTATACAGAACGCTATTCTGAGGTCACTGGATGACAAAAAGGAACTGGAGAAATGGAGAGCGTTTCAGAAAAAACTGTTAAGCGAGAGATACCTGAAGGAATTGTTAACAGGCAATGCGGCCGAGCAGACCGACAGAGATACGGCGGGTATTGAATTCGAGCATGACTGTTTTGCCGTTGCGGCGTTTTCGGCGGACATGGAAAAGCCGTCAACGGTGCTGAATTTGAATCTGCAGGAGGATATTGAGTTATTGCATTTTATAATAATGAATATTCTGGAGGAACTGCTGCAGGATATATGTAAGATCTACACCGTAAATTTTGATAATATAATATTCTGCTTGATGAATTTTAAAGAACAGGACGAAAAATATATGACAAAATTAAAGGATGCCGTCACGACTGTTCAGGAAACGGTAAAAGAACACTACAAGGTCAATCTTATTATTGCGATAGGGAATATCTATAACGGAAAGGATTTTATAAAACAGTCCTACAAGGAAACCAGGCAGTTGCTTGAGTTTGAGGAGATAGTAGGCGGAGAGGATATACTCGTATACAGCGAAGCGAAAAAATTCCTGTTAAATGAAAACAGTCATACGTATTTCTATCCGCCGGTCATGAAGGATGCGCTTGTGAATGCCGTTAAATCAGGACAGTATGAGAGAATTAAAAACATACTGGATGAATTATTCAATTATAACCTGAATAACCTTACTTTAAGCAAAAATATGGCACAGTGCTTCAAATGCGACATTATCGGCACGATAATAAACACGCTTAACAGTTTTATAAACAGTAACAGTCAGAAGTACCAGAGCGAAATCGACACAATAGAAAGGTTGATTCAGAGCAAAAATCTGAACAAGGTCAAGGAACAGCTTCTAATTGTGCTGAAGGACATATGCGAAAAGATTAATAATGAAAGAAAAGGGACGAGGCGTGCCGAAGATGAAATCATTAATTACATTAGGGAAAACTATATGGACGAAGAACTTAACGTCTCTACTATTGCCGACAGATTTGATTTACATCCCAATTATCTGTCAAGACTGTTTAAACAACAGGTAGGCATAGGCCTGCTGGATTATATCAATATGGTAAGAATAGAGGAGGCCAAAAAATTATTAAAATCCGAATACGGCAACCTTGAGACAATAGCCAGAAAAGTGGGGTATACGAATGTAAAAACATTTACGCGGGTATTTACAAAAACAGAGGGTATCACACCCGGAAAGTACAGGGAAAAGTTCAATTAA
- a CDS encoding substrate-binding domain-containing protein encodes MKKYFPLATAFLLFVTISSACTVTEEEVRNFTVNSGNTTVFDPSREITVISRETGSGTRDSFTELLGIEVKDESGNKKDLTTPDAIISNSTSVVMTSVANNRYAIGYISSGSLNDTVKAVKVNGIEPTVENIKNGTYTISRPFNIVTAGNISDLTEDFISFILSSDGQKVIEENRYIPVSGSEKFTNSGLSGKITVAGSSSVAPVMEKLKEAYQRINPDADIEIQLSDSSTGINAVINRTCDIGMASRELKASELEKGLVSTVIAMDGIAVIVNTENPVDNLTTDQIKAIYTGEITRWNEVLN; translated from the coding sequence ATGAAAAAATATTTCCCATTAGCGACCGCATTTCTACTTTTTGTAACCATATCGTCGGCCTGTACCGTCACGGAAGAGGAAGTCAGGAACTTTACCGTGAATAGCGGCAATACAACGGTCTTTGATCCATCAAGGGAAATCACCGTCATTTCCCGCGAAACCGGTTCGGGCACAAGAGATTCCTTTACAGAACTTCTGGGCATTGAAGTAAAGGACGAAAGCGGGAATAAAAAGGATCTTACCACACCCGATGCCATAATCTCCAACAGCACGTCAGTCGTAATGACATCGGTGGCGAACAATCGGTATGCAATAGGTTATATTTCCTCAGGCTCTCTGAATGATACGGTTAAAGCGGTTAAAGTGAACGGGATTGAGCCTACGGTTGAAAACATTAAAAACGGTACATACACAATATCACGTCCGTTCAACATCGTAACGGCAGGGAATATATCGGATTTAACAGAAGACTTTATCAGTTTCATTCTTAGCTCAGACGGGCAGAAAGTTATTGAGGAAAACCGTTATATTCCTGTCTCAGGCAGCGAAAAATTTACAAACTCCGGACTTTCCGGAAAGATAACCGTGGCCGGTTCGTCTTCGGTGGCTCCTGTAATGGAAAAGCTTAAAGAAGCATATCAGAGAATCAATCCCGATGCGGACATTGAAATTCAGTTAAGCGATTCCTCCACAGGAATAAACGCGGTAATAAACAGGACATGCGACATTGGCATGGCTTCAAGAGAACTTAAGGCAAGCGAACTGGAAAAGGGCCTTGTATCCACAGTTATAGCAATGGACGGGATCGCGGTTATCGTTAACACCGAAAATCCGGTGGACAACCTTACAACAGACCAGATAAAAGCAATATATACGGGAGAAATAACGCGCTGGAATGAAGTTCTGAATTAG
- the pstC gene encoding phosphate ABC transporter permease subunit PstC encodes MKKNHEKVYEILFMLAACTSVICVALICLFLFSSGIPAIVKIGAKEFLSGTEWKPGDTPPSFGVLPMILGSIIVTAGAIIIGAPVGVFTAVFLAKFCPGRVLKLLKPAIDLLAGIPSVVYGFFGIVALVPLVRNIFGGNGYSMLTASILLGIMTLPTIISVSTEAINAVPESFYEGSLALGASHERSVFFTVLPAAKSGITASIILGTGRAIGETMAVIMVSGNQARMPAGLLKGIRTLTANIVIEMGYAAELHREALFASGVVLFVFILLINILFLLLKRGNKQW; translated from the coding sequence ATGAAAAAGAATCATGAAAAGGTATATGAAATATTGTTTATGCTGGCAGCCTGCACATCAGTCATATGTGTGGCGCTAATCTGCCTTTTTCTTTTCAGCAGCGGCATACCCGCCATTGTTAAAATCGGGGCGAAAGAATTTTTATCAGGAACCGAATGGAAGCCGGGTGACACTCCCCCTTCCTTCGGCGTTTTGCCTATGATACTCGGAAGTATCATTGTTACTGCCGGAGCAATTATCATCGGGGCGCCTGTGGGGGTTTTCACTGCGGTATTTCTTGCAAAGTTTTGCCCGGGCAGGGTTTTGAAATTGTTAAAACCCGCAATTGACCTTCTGGCGGGCATCCCGTCAGTGGTATACGGTTTTTTCGGTATTGTGGCTTTGGTACCACTGGTAAGGAACATTTTCGGCGGGAACGGATACAGTATGCTGACCGCATCAATACTGCTCGGGATCATGACTCTTCCGACAATAATAAGCGTAAGTACAGAAGCGATAAATGCGGTGCCCGAAAGCTTTTACGAAGGCAGCCTGGCTCTTGGCGCGAGTCATGAAAGAAGCGTTTTTTTCACAGTGCTTCCTGCGGCAAAATCCGGAATTACAGCCTCAATCATTCTCGGCACGGGAAGAGCCATCGGGGAAACGATGGCTGTCATTATGGTTTCCGGTAATCAGGCAAGAATGCCCGCCGGCCTTTTGAAAGGAATCAGAACCTTAACGGCAAATATAGTCATCGAAATGGGATATGCGGCGGAGCTGCACCGTGAGGCCCTTTTTGCCTCAGGTGTCGTGCTGTTCGTTTTCATCCTCCTTATTAATATACTGTTCCTGCTGTTAAAAAGGGGAAATAAACAATGGTAG
- the pstA gene encoding phosphate ABC transporter permease PstA translates to MVGIHIKIKNKLRRYKRNPGALLIRLLVTGSAFITLSVLIFIIGYILYNGIPHITADFFAWEYNSVNVSVTPALVNTIIMVFFSLIITVPVGVFAAVYLVEYTKRENKTVGIIRLTTETLSAIPSIVYGLFGFLFFVTTLKWGISLISGVFTVSVMVLPLIVRTTEEALKAVPESYREGSFALGAGKFRTVFSIVIPAAFPGILSGIILAIGRIVGETAALIYTAGTVAEIPSGKDFLFDSARTLSLHMYALASEGLHINQAYATAAVLLVIVLLINRLSALLAKKIMKGKKT, encoded by the coding sequence ATGGTAGGCATTCATATAAAAATAAAAAACAAATTACGCCGTTATAAGAGAAATCCGGGGGCTCTGCTCATACGCCTGCTTGTTACCGGTTCGGCCTTTATAACATTATCGGTTCTGATTTTCATAATCGGTTATATTTTATATAACGGTATTCCGCATATAACCGCCGATTTTTTCGCATGGGAATATAATTCTGTTAATGTCTCGGTTACACCGGCGCTGGTAAACACCATAATCATGGTATTTTTTTCACTGATAATCACAGTACCTGTCGGTGTATTTGCAGCGGTCTATCTCGTCGAATACACCAAAAGGGAAAACAAAACGGTGGGAATAATCCGCCTTACTACTGAAACACTGTCAGCCATTCCTTCCATTGTATACGGCCTTTTTGGGTTTCTGTTTTTTGTTACCACCCTTAAATGGGGTATTTCGCTTATATCGGGCGTCTTTACAGTGTCGGTTATGGTGCTTCCGCTGATTGTCCGCACCACAGAAGAAGCCCTGAAGGCAGTGCCCGAATCCTACCGTGAAGGCAGTTTTGCTTTAGGTGCGGGAAAATTCAGGACGGTTTTCAGCATTGTCATTCCGGCTGCTTTTCCGGGTATTCTTTCAGGGATCATTCTCGCCATAGGAAGAATAGTCGGCGAAACCGCCGCCCTAATTTATACCGCAGGCACCGTTGCGGAAATACCCTCAGGGAAGGATTTCCTTTTTGACTCGGCGCGTACCCTGTCGCTGCACATGTATGCCCTGGCAAGCGAAGGCCTTCATATAAACCAGGCTTATGCAACTGCAGCGGTACTTCTGGTTATTGTTCTTCTTATTAACCGCCTATCGGCTTTACTGGCAAAAAAAATCATGAAAGGAAAGAAGACATGA
- the pstB gene encoding phosphate ABC transporter ATP-binding protein PstB, translating to MIKVTIENLNVFYGNFQALYGINMLIPANRITALIGPSGCGKSTLLKTLNRMNDLIPSCSITGRVLLDREDIYCDIDVNMLRKRVGMVFQKPNPFPMSIYDNIAYGPRTHGIKSKAMLDEIVETSLRKAAVWDEVKDRLKKSALGLSGGQQQRICIARALAVNPEVLLMDEPTSALDPVSTAKIEDLISELKTNYTIVVVTHNMQQALRVSDRTAFFLNGRLIEYDYTEKLFSMPQDKRTEDYITGRFG from the coding sequence ATGATTAAGGTTACAATAGAAAATCTGAATGTCTTTTACGGAAACTTTCAGGCACTGTATGGCATAAACATGCTTATACCCGCCAACAGAATAACGGCACTGATTGGTCCTTCGGGATGCGGCAAATCAACACTTCTTAAAACCCTCAACCGGATGAACGATTTAATTCCCAGCTGCAGCATAACGGGAAGGGTACTGCTTGACAGAGAGGACATCTACTGCGATATTGACGTAAACATGCTCAGGAAACGGGTGGGAATGGTATTTCAGAAACCAAACCCCTTTCCCATGAGCATCTACGACAATATAGCCTATGGTCCAAGGACGCATGGCATAAAGTCAAAAGCCATGCTTGATGAAATTGTTGAAACCTCCCTCAGAAAAGCAGCCGTATGGGATGAAGTCAAGGACAGGCTGAAAAAAAGCGCTCTTGGGCTTTCAGGCGGGCAGCAACAGAGGATTTGCATTGCAAGGGCACTGGCGGTGAACCCCGAGGTTCTTCTGATGGATGAGCCCACATCGGCCCTTGACCCTGTTTCGACAGCTAAAATTGAAGATTTGATCTCCGAACTGAAAACAAATTACACAATTGTTGTAGTAACGCATAATATGCAGCAGGCTTTGCGGGTGTCAGACAGAACGGCCTTTTTTCTCAACGGCAGGCTTATTGAATACGACTATACCGAAAAGCTTTTCTCAATGCCTCAGGATAAACGCACCGAAGACTATATTACCGGGAGGTTCGGGTAA
- the phoU gene encoding phosphate signaling complex protein PhoU, with protein MRSKFDEQLENLNKALIQMGALCEEAIENSAGALMTGNFELAEKAIMIDEKIDQKEREIENLCLRLLLQQQPVAGDLRLISAALKMITDMERIGDQAADISDIIIIGKIRAENGTLYIGDMANATIKMVTQSIDAFVNRDLKLAVAVIDYDDAVDELFTRVRNELIKRIENKTVNGEYAIDLIMIAKYFERIGDHATNIAEWVEFAITGRHRGEGDA; from the coding sequence ATGAGGAGCAAATTCGACGAACAGCTTGAAAACCTTAACAAGGCACTGATACAAATGGGAGCCCTGTGTGAAGAAGCGATAGAAAACTCTGCCGGAGCGCTTATGACCGGAAATTTTGAGCTCGCTGAAAAAGCCATTATGATCGATGAGAAAATTGATCAAAAGGAACGGGAAATCGAAAACCTGTGTTTACGGCTGCTTCTCCAGCAGCAGCCTGTCGCCGGTGATTTAAGGCTGATTTCAGCCGCCCTTAAAATGATAACCGACATGGAAAGAATCGGGGATCAGGCGGCGGATATTTCGGATATTATAATTATTGGAAAAATCCGTGCTGAAAATGGTACACTATATATAGGCGACATGGCAAATGCCACGATAAAAATGGTAACGCAGAGCATTGACGCATTTGTAAACAGGGATTTGAAACTTGCCGTTGCAGTGATAGACTATGACGACGCCGTTGACGAACTGTTTACAAGGGTAAGGAATGAACTGATAAAAAGGATTGAAAACAAAACGGTAAACGGGGAATATGCCATTGATCTTATTATGATAGCAAAGTATTTTGAAAGGATTGGCGATCACGCCACAAACATTGCCGAATGGGTAGAGTTTGCAATAACAGGCAGGCACAGAGGAGAAGGGGATGCATGA
- a CDS encoding winged helix-turn-helix domain-containing protein: MIYCVEDDPNIRELVIYALKTSGFEAKGFPDAKNFFEELKKKLPSLILLDIMLPGTDGLTVLKMLKDNAVTKDIPVIMLTAKGTEFDIVQGLDLGADDYITKPFGVLELISRIKSVLRRVEPKTDQSILKVGDITIDTGRHMVTAGNNEIKLTSKEFQLLYLLMSNAGIVLTRDMLLDKIWGFDFDCETRTLDVHIRSLRKKLGEHGRKIETVRGIGYRMGV; this comes from the coding sequence ATGATTTACTGCGTGGAAGATGATCCGAATATAAGGGAACTGGTCATTTATGCGCTTAAAACAAGCGGATTTGAAGCCAAAGGTTTCCCCGACGCAAAAAACTTTTTTGAGGAACTTAAAAAGAAGCTTCCGTCCTTGATCCTGCTGGATATAATGCTCCCGGGCACCGACGGACTAACGGTTTTAAAAATGCTTAAAGACAACGCCGTTACAAAGGACATTCCTGTTATCATGCTCACTGCAAAAGGGACAGAGTTTGACATAGTGCAAGGTCTTGACCTTGGCGCCGACGACTATATCACGAAACCGTTCGGCGTGCTGGAACTTATCTCGCGGATAAAGTCGGTATTGAGAAGAGTGGAACCAAAGACCGACCAAAGCATATTAAAAGTCGGGGATATAACCATCGATACCGGAAGACACATGGTAACGGCAGGCAATAATGAAATAAAGCTTACATCGAAGGAATTTCAGCTGCTTTACCTTTTAATGTCCAACGCCGGTATTGTGCTGACGCGGGACATGCTTCTGGACAAAATATGGGGATTTGATTTTGACTGCGAAACCCGGACTTTGGACGTACATATCCGTTCCCTGAGAAAAAAACTCGGCGAGCATGGCAGAAAAATTGAAACGGTCCGCGGGATCGGATACAGGATGGGAGTATGA
- a CDS encoding sensor histidine kinase: MKKKIFKNMVVLSFAAVLITSFLICIVLYNYNFSTMKRQLRNMAFFLASSLNSEAVQISDFTELTRNVNNRVTVIAGDGTVLFDNMTDIRSLEKHLDRPEVKSALDTGTGETVRLSGTLGKQTYYYAVRLNNGLVLRLSFTTDTVYSTYFSILPYIVLISLFVIVLSMIMAVNQSKQIVAPINAINLDKPAESSVYDELSPLLLRIGYLRNHLDRQIAEAKEQQRQFETIINNMSEGLIILDRHGRVLTINPSAVKLLGGLAGDYNGKNILILNRSNDFQLIIEKAMGGTPSESIITKHERSIRIWANPVVKEGKVEGAIMILHDVTEAQMAENFRREFSANVSHELKSPLTVISGFAELIKNNMVKSDDIPVFAGRIHCEAKRLLKLIEDIIEISRLDEGINDLPLEEINLLEICANAAKSLSELAAKKEVSVTVKGDAVVIRGVYRLIEELVYNLVENAINYNKNSGRVIVTVEKTNSGAVLKVEDTGIGIPKEHHQRIFERFYRVDKSHSKETGGTGLGLSIVKHAAKYHNAVIDLQSDVGKGTTVAVTFPQ, encoded by the coding sequence ATGAAGAAAAAAATATTCAAAAACATGGTTGTCCTCTCCTTTGCCGCCGTTTTAATAACATCCTTTCTGATTTGCATTGTGCTGTACAACTATAATTTCAGCACTATGAAACGGCAGTTAAGGAATATGGCTTTTTTTCTTGCTTCATCACTGAACAGTGAAGCCGTGCAAATTAGCGATTTTACCGAGCTGACACGCAACGTCAATAACCGTGTAACCGTTATCGCCGGAGACGGGACGGTATTGTTTGACAACATGACCGACATCCGGAGTCTGGAAAAACACTTGGACCGTCCCGAAGTAAAATCGGCGCTGGATACCGGTACGGGCGAAACCGTACGTTTGTCCGGCACGCTGGGCAAACAAACCTATTATTATGCCGTCAGGCTTAACAACGGCTTGGTACTGCGCCTTTCGTTCACCACTGACACTGTATATTCAACGTATTTCAGCATATTGCCATACATAGTGTTAATATCGCTTTTCGTTATTGTGCTGTCAATGATTATGGCCGTAAATCAGTCAAAACAGATTGTTGCCCCGATAAATGCTATCAACCTGGACAAACCCGCCGAAAGCTCCGTATATGATGAACTGTCGCCGTTACTGTTAAGGATCGGCTATTTGCGGAACCATCTGGACAGACAGATAGCCGAAGCGAAGGAACAGCAGAGACAGTTTGAAACCATTATAAACAACATGTCGGAAGGGCTTATCATACTTGACCGGCATGGAAGAGTACTTACAATAAACCCCAGTGCCGTAAAGCTTTTGGGCGGCTTGGCCGGTGATTACAACGGAAAGAACATATTAATTCTTAACCGCAGCAACGATTTCCAGCTTATCATTGAAAAAGCCATGGGAGGTACCCCTTCGGAGAGCATCATAACGAAACACGAAAGGAGCATAAGAATTTGGGCAAACCCCGTAGTAAAGGAAGGAAAAGTCGAAGGAGCAATCATGATTCTTCATGACGTTACCGAAGCACAGATGGCTGAAAATTTCAGGCGTGAATTTTCCGCGAACGTGTCCCACGAGTTAAAGTCACCACTAACCGTTATATCGGGCTTTGCCGAGCTTATTAAAAACAATATGGTAAAAAGCGACGATATCCCTGTTTTTGCCGGGCGCATACACTGTGAAGCCAAAAGGCTCCTTAAACTCATAGAGGATATTATAGAAATATCAAGGCTGGACGAGGGAATAAATGATTTGCCCCTTGAAGAAATCAACCTGCTTGAGATTTGTGCAAACGCAGCAAAAAGCCTCAGTGAACTTGCGGCAAAAAAAGAAGTTTCGGTAACGGTAAAAGGCGACGCGGTCGTAATCAGGGGAGTTTACAGGCTGATTGAAGAGCTGGTGTACAATCTTGTGGAGAATGCCATAAACTACAATAAAAACAGCGGAAGAGTAATTGTTACGGTAGAAAAGACAAACAGCGGAGCGGTGCTTAAAGTTGAAGACACTGGAATAGGCATACCGAAAGAACATCATCAGAGAATATTTGAAAGATTTTACCGCGTTGACAAGAGCCATTCAAAGGAAACAGGGGGTACAGGTCTTGGTCTGTCAATTGTAAAACATGCGGCGAAATATCATAATGCCGTAATCGATCTTCAAAGTGATGTCGGAAAGGGAACAACAGTAGCCGTCACCTTTCCGCAGTAA